A part of Longimicrobium sp. genomic DNA contains:
- a CDS encoding ABC transporter permease, which produces MAWTKRWQKRMRALMRRDDVERELDEELAFHLEMETQKNVRAGMSPAEARRRAVLEFGGVEKHKEEVRDARWLGGFNGLSLDARLGARMLVKHPGLTLVGGLGMAVAIAIAAVFDASIGAANSPIPIEGGQRIVALEVWDAETNNQDGRFLYDFGRWREEVRTVENLGAFRTFTRNLIVDGGSTEPVRVAEMSASGFGIMGVPPMLGRPLVEGDEAEGAPLVAVLGYEMWQSRFAGDPRVVGREIRLGKAVHTVVGVMPRGFEFPLNQRIWVPLRLSPGGYAPRTGPAIEAFGRLAPGVSLEEAQAEVTTIGNRIATAFPETHRHMRPRVSVYGPHLMDDFEGWEIPMMRVVITLLLLVIAINVSVLVFARTATRAGEITVRSALGASRRRIVTQFFAEGLVLSAVSAAVGLAIAALVLRQLHAIMDRLLAPMGGLPFWLEFHLSARAVLFAVAMAALAAVIVGIVPALRATGTRLESALRAIGGSTGMALGRTWSVLIVAQVAFTVAIIPATVFYAVDFGRYGMVDPGLPAGEYLTASLVMDREPRGQDVVDPEAIRRAFDARYAARVADLGRRLEGEPGVIGATTAMSLPGDEPTVRFEVEGVDSPETGRGFLVNYNRVDTRYFGTFGLGALSGRIFEAGDLGPAATAVVVNRAFVRDVLGGREGLGRRVRIAEGYREGGVMQVPGGLEAERWYEIVGIVGNLPERTMEPGEPLAQVYRPLDPAAAYPLNLVIRTRGAATEFAPRLTELAIAVDPALQGRDVQSLATVIRQFQGGMRMGALGLGLVTGSVLLLSAAGIYALMSFTVTQRRREIGLRAALGAHPRRILAAIFSRAARQLGIGAAVGLALAIALNFASQGETTGGHARVVLPAVAAIILVVGLLATWGPARRGLRIQPMEALKA; this is translated from the coding sequence ATGGCCTGGACGAAACGCTGGCAGAAGCGCATGCGCGCCCTGATGCGCAGGGACGACGTGGAGCGCGAGCTGGACGAGGAGCTTGCGTTCCACCTGGAGATGGAGACGCAGAAGAACGTGCGCGCGGGGATGTCGCCCGCGGAGGCGCGCCGGCGAGCCGTCCTGGAGTTCGGCGGGGTGGAGAAGCACAAGGAGGAGGTGCGGGACGCGCGCTGGCTGGGCGGCTTCAACGGCCTATCGCTGGACGCGCGGCTGGGTGCGCGCATGCTGGTGAAGCACCCTGGGCTCACGCTGGTCGGCGGGCTGGGGATGGCGGTGGCGATCGCCATCGCGGCGGTCTTCGACGCTAGCATCGGGGCCGCGAACTCGCCGATTCCCATCGAGGGGGGCCAGCGCATCGTCGCGCTGGAGGTGTGGGACGCGGAAACCAACAACCAGGACGGACGGTTCCTCTACGACTTCGGCAGGTGGCGGGAGGAGGTGCGCACGGTGGAGAACCTGGGCGCGTTCCGCACCTTCACACGCAACCTGATCGTCGACGGCGGGTCCACCGAGCCGGTGCGCGTGGCGGAGATGTCGGCGTCGGGCTTCGGGATCATGGGCGTGCCGCCGATGCTGGGCCGCCCGCTGGTAGAGGGGGACGAGGCGGAGGGCGCGCCGCTGGTGGCCGTCCTGGGCTACGAGATGTGGCAGTCGCGGTTCGCGGGCGACCCGCGCGTGGTGGGGCGCGAGATCCGGCTGGGGAAGGCGGTGCACACGGTGGTCGGCGTGATGCCGCGCGGGTTCGAGTTCCCCCTCAACCAGCGCATCTGGGTGCCGCTGCGGCTGAGCCCGGGCGGCTACGCGCCGCGGACGGGTCCCGCGATCGAGGCATTCGGCCGGCTCGCGCCGGGGGTGTCGCTGGAGGAGGCGCAGGCGGAGGTGACGACCATCGGGAACCGCATCGCCACCGCGTTTCCGGAAACGCACCGGCACATGCGCCCGCGTGTGAGCGTGTACGGGCCGCACCTGATGGACGACTTCGAAGGATGGGAGATTCCCATGATGCGCGTGGTGATCACTCTACTCCTGCTCGTGATCGCCATCAACGTGTCGGTGCTGGTCTTCGCGCGCACGGCCACGCGGGCGGGGGAGATCACGGTGCGCAGCGCGCTGGGCGCGAGCCGCCGGCGCATCGTCACGCAGTTCTTTGCCGAGGGGCTGGTATTGTCGGCGGTGTCCGCGGCGGTGGGGCTGGCGATCGCGGCGCTGGTGCTGCGGCAGCTTCATGCGATCATGGACCGGTTGCTCGCACCGATGGGCGGGCTCCCGTTCTGGCTGGAATTCCATCTGTCAGCGAGGGCCGTCCTCTTCGCCGTGGCGATGGCGGCGCTGGCGGCGGTCATCGTGGGGATCGTCCCGGCTCTGCGCGCGACGGGGACGCGGCTGGAGTCCGCACTGCGCGCGATCGGCGGCTCCACGGGGATGGCGCTGGGGCGCACGTGGTCGGTGCTCATCGTGGCGCAGGTGGCGTTCACGGTGGCCATCATCCCCGCGACGGTTTTCTACGCGGTGGACTTCGGGCGGTACGGGATGGTCGATCCCGGACTCCCTGCCGGCGAGTACCTGACGGCCTCTCTGGTGATGGACCGCGAGCCGCGCGGGCAGGACGTGGTGGACCCCGAAGCCATCCGCAGGGCGTTCGACGCGCGCTACGCAGCCCGCGTGGCCGATCTGGGGCGGCGCCTGGAGGGGGAGCCGGGGGTGATCGGCGCCACGACGGCGATGTCGCTTCCGGGCGACGAGCCGACCGTCCGCTTCGAGGTGGAGGGCGTGGACTCGCCGGAGACGGGGCGCGGGTTCCTGGTCAACTACAACCGGGTGGATACGCGGTACTTCGGCACCTTTGGGCTCGGCGCGCTGTCGGGGAGGATCTTCGAGGCCGGCGACCTGGGCCCGGCGGCCACGGCCGTGGTGGTGAACCGCGCCTTCGTGCGCGACGTGCTGGGCGGCAGGGAGGGGCTGGGGCGACGCGTCCGCATCGCCGAAGGATACCGCGAGGGCGGGGTTATGCAGGTGCCCGGCGGATTGGAGGCGGAGCGCTGGTATGAGATCGTCGGCATCGTCGGCAACCTCCCGGAGCGCACCATGGAGCCGGGCGAGCCGCTCGCGCAGGTATACCGGCCGCTCGACCCCGCCGCCGCGTACCCGCTGAACCTGGTGATCCGCACGCGCGGCGCGGCGACGGAGTTCGCGCCCCGGCTGACGGAGCTCGCCATCGCGGTCGATCCGGCGCTCCAGGGCCGCGACGTCCAGTCGCTGGCGACGGTCATCCGCCAGTTCCAGGGCGGGATGCGGATGGGCGCGCTCGGGCTGGGGCTGGTGACTGGGAGCGTGCTCCTGCTGTCGGCGGCGGGGATCTACGCGCTGATGTCGTTCACCGTCACGCAGCGGCGGCGCGAGATCGGGCTGCGCGCGGCGCTGGGGGCGCACCCGCGGCGCATTCTCGCGGCCATCTTCTCGCGTGCGGCGCGGCAGCTGGGGATCGGCGCGGCGGTCGGGCTGGCGCTGGCGATCGCGTTGAACTTCGCGTCGCAGGGTGAGACGACGGGCGGGCACGCGCGGGTCGTGCTTCCGGCGGTCGCCGCCATCATCCTGGTGGTGGGGCTGCTGGCGACGTGGGGGCCGGCGCGGCGCGGGCTGCGCATCCAGCCGATGGAGGCGCTGAAGGCGTGA
- a CDS encoding PadR family transcriptional regulator, whose amino-acid sequence MLRGTLDLLILKALSLQPMHGWAVAQRLEQLSRDALHVGQGSLYPALQRLEEKGWIDSEWKATEQNRRAKYYELTPAGRRALGDETESWRRYAEMVDVILRTT is encoded by the coding sequence GTGCTGCGCGGGACGCTGGACCTGCTGATCCTGAAGGCGCTTTCGCTGCAGCCGATGCACGGCTGGGCGGTGGCGCAGCGGCTGGAGCAGCTGTCGCGCGATGCGCTTCACGTGGGGCAGGGCTCGCTGTACCCCGCCCTCCAGCGGCTGGAGGAGAAGGGGTGGATCGACAGCGAGTGGAAGGCGACCGAGCAGAACCGCCGCGCCAAGTACTACGAGCTCACCCCCGCCGGGCGCCGCGCCCTGGGCGACGAGACGGAGAGCTGGCGGCGGTACGCCGAGATGGTCGACGTCATCCTCCGAACCACGTAG